The Streptomyces bacillaris sequence GTTCGGCACGTCCTTGTCACGGCGCTTGTGCACGATCGCCAGCGGCGCGTCCAGCCGGTCGCACCAGCGGTCCGCGACCCGGACCCGGCCCGCGTCCGGCGAGACGATCGTCAGCTTCGAACGGTCGACCTTGGCGCCCACGTAGTCCGCCAGGATCGGCAGCGCGAACAGGTGGTCCACCGGGCCGTCGAAGAAGCCCTGGATCTGGTCCGTGTGCAGATCGACCGTGAGGATCCGGTCCGCACCCGCCGTCTTCATCAGGTCCGCGATCAGCCGCGCCGAGATCGGCTCACGACCCTTGTGCTTCTTGTCCTGACGGGCGTACCCGTAGAACGGCACGATCACCGTGATCGAGCGGGCCGACGCGCGCTTCAGCGCGTCCAGCATGATCAGCTGCTCCATGATCCACTTGTTGATCGGAGCCGTGTGGCTCTGGATCAGGAAGCAGTCCGCGCCACGCGCCGACTCCTGGAAGCGGACGTAGATCTCACCGTTGGCGAAATCGAAGGCCTTCGTCGGCACGAGACCGACACCCAGTTGGTGTGCGACCTCCTCGGCCAGCTCGGGGTGGGCGCGGCCGGAGAAGAGCATCAGTTTCTTCTCGCCGGTCGTCTTGATCCCGGTCACAGCACAGTCTCCTCAGACGTGTATCTGGCGCTGCACGCATAGGTCCCGATGTGCAACGAGCCAGCCGAAATGGGTGAGCATCTATCACGGTACGCCGTCACCGGCGCACCTGTTTCCGGTCAGCTTTCGCCGTCGGCTCCCTGCGACGACGCCTGAGCAGCCTGAGCGGCGGCGCTGCCCGGACGCTTCCGGGCCACCCAACCCTCGATATTCCGCTGCTGGCCCCGGGCCACGGCCAGCGAACCGGACGGCACATCCTTCGTGATCACCGACCCGGCGGCGGTGTAGACCCCGTCCCCGACCGTGACCGGTGCCACAAACATATTGTCCGAACCGGTACGGCAGTGGGAGCCGAT is a genomic window containing:
- a CDS encoding ribose-phosphate diphosphokinase; protein product: MTGIKTTGEKKLMLFSGRAHPELAEEVAHQLGVGLVPTKAFDFANGEIYVRFQESARGADCFLIQSHTAPINKWIMEQLIMLDALKRASARSITVIVPFYGYARQDKKHKGREPISARLIADLMKTAGADRILTVDLHTDQIQGFFDGPVDHLFALPILADYVGAKVDRSKLTIVSPDAGRVRVADRWCDRLDAPLAIVHKRRDKDVPNQVSVHEVVGNVEGRVCVLVDDMIDTGGTICAAADALFAHGAEDVIVTATHGVLSGPAADRLKNSKVSEFVFTDTLPTPGELELDKITVLSIAPTIARAVREVFEDGSVTSLFEEQG